The nucleotide sequence TCATGATCATCTATATTCAATTAGATATATGTTCCTGGATCTTTCCCCATCATACAATGTTTACAAAGTGGAGAATATTTGAGGTTGGATAAGGAGTAGACTCAAAATGAAAATAAAGCTGAcagaaaaagtaaaagataggccattcgcagagggaagaagaggttgtcatacGCTTTTGAGTTGGATGTCTAAGTATTTAATGAAAAGGAGTCACTTtaatattgccccttgtgatggtaaCCTTTATTTGGCACTCCGACGTTTTAATTACtctaccatcacaagttcgtacaaagcttatttccctTCTAATATAAAGATCATACATGTtttgagcaatttttattgcatgcattgatgccaacttacttgaaggatcttacttcaTCCATAGGTAGTTATAGTGGACTCTTATGGAAGAAACTGGGTTTAGGGTTtttcggatgcacaagtagtattcctacttagtgTGAAAGTATTTGGCGAGCAAAGATTATAAACAAACACCATATATTGGCGGATCGATGATAATATAACCTCTATGTAAATATAtacaaacataactcattacgttgtcgtCCTTGTCCAACATCAGTTATTTGATCAAGTGTAAAAATATTCATTGAgtgtttgatacgtccattttgcatcatgtttttctaatgttatttatgttgtttattGTATAATagttctttttggagtaattctaatgtcttttctatcagctggaaatctggacctgaaaaagctacgtcaagctacctattctgcacaactccaaatgagctgaaacttcccgaggatttttatggaatatttaagaattattggagcaaataagtaccagagggagcccactaggtgggcacaacccacctgggcgcgccatgaggcccaggcgcgccctggtgggtgttgccctcctcggcccacctccggtgcccatcttctagtatataagtcattttgacctagaaaaaaatcagaggagaaCTTTCCGGATGAGGCGCCGCCGcttcgaggcgaaacttgggcatgagcacttttgccccccgcggagcgattccgccaggggaactcccctcccccccccccccccccgagggggaaatcatcggcatcatcatcaccaacaactcttccatcttggggagggctgtcttcacaacaccaactcctctcaaaccctagttcatctcttgtgttcaatctttgtaccaaaactatagattggtgcttgtgggtgactagtagtgttgattacatcttgtagttgattactatatggtttattttgtgaaagattatatgttcagatccattatgctatttaatacccctctgatcttgagcatgtttatcatttatgactagttacttttgttcttgaggtcacgggaaaaatcatgttgcaagtaatcatgtgaacttgatatgtgttcgatattttgattatatgtatgttgtcattctcttagtggtgtcatgtgaatgtcgactacatgacacttcaccatatttgggcctaagggaatgcattgtggagtagttattagatggtgggttgcgagagtgacaaaagcaaccccagtttatgcgctattccgtaagggaccgattggatccaaaagtttaatgctatggttagaatttattcttaatacctttctcgtagttgcagatgcttgcgagagggttaatcataagtaggaggttttttcaagtaagaacatcacctaagcaccggtccaccaacatatcaaattatcaaagtaccgaacacgaattaagccaacatgatgaaagtgactagatgaaattcccgtgtaccctcaagaacactttgcttatcataagagatcattttggcctgtcctttgtatcaaaaggattgggctaccttgctgcacttttgttactactatcgttacttgctcgttacaaattatctcgctATCAAACTACTCGGATACTTACatttttagcacttgcagacattaccttgctgaaaaccacttgtcgtttccttctgctcctcgttgggttcgacactcttacttatcgaaaaggctaaaattgaccccatatacttgtggttcatcagagcatctccagccgcgcccccaacaggccctcccaggcgtttttgccgcgccggcgccgaaaaatggcccagtcgcccccccccccccccagaagccctttttcgccggctcgggccgaaactggtgccggcggacccaggcagaacccggcgccctggggggcacTGGGGCACCGGCACAAGGGAAAAGGGTGTGTGGGTCCACCCTGTTGGTGAGTCGAGCACCTCTTCCCGTCATTTCTTCCCGCTTTTCCCCACTTCCCTCCCATTCTCTCCTTTCCTCCCGCCAgtctccctcccgctcgcctcccagccgtctaccatgccaccgaagaagtacgtcgtCCCCCGTGCCACGGCGAGCACGACCACCtccgccacccagccgaagcagaggaagccgagggcgccgccgtccaagccaccgGGCATGACAAACGCCGATTGGAGGGTGGAAATGCAGTGCAgggaggccgtcaccgccgacCGGTGGAACAGGGCCctcgccaagaaggcccgtgacaacACAGCACGCGCGGCTGCGGTTGCCGCTGCCTCTGCCGCTTCGGCGGaccaggccgaggccgaggcgactcgcgcggggatgatgaatccacccggcaaCCACGCGCAGTACGCGCCTTGGGGCCAGCAAGGCATGAGGTCTCCGTCGCTGCAGCCATGGGGATCGTCCTCGCCGGGCTATGCCGACGGGGatgcgcacggtgggttcaacccaaacgtcacTTTCCCCCATGGACACCCGACCCAGCGcacaccctcgcccgccttcgccggcgtgcagtaccctccatacaactactcgccacTCGCGTACGCGCCCTCCCCGACGCCCCCTCTCCGCCATTGcgcgctgcccttctcgcacctcagCGACGCCAACGAgaccgaggccgacatggacgacatcgtcGCGGAAGGTTCGACCGtggccgccgcgtctcccgggttcacCGCGGATGAGATGGTGGATCTCAGCCGTGGCATGGATGGCGAGCTCGGCTACAtctacggcgacgaggagcgggaggagcaggaggacgaggacgaggaggaggaagaggaggaggaggagctggcgaCTGCTCCGGTGAGGAGGCGCAAGAACAAGAAGCGGGCGGCCAGGTTAGGcaagccgcgcatcaagtgggcgtccaaggaggaggaatgcctcgccgaagcatggaaaatcgtctgcctcgacccgaccaccggcacgaaccagagcatcgagacgtactGCGAGCGCATCAAGgtcgagttcgacgagcgcaagctcatcgacccctacttcaacggcgtctacatgcagcgcggggtGAAGGCGATGGCgtaccattgggggcgtatccagggggCGTGGAAAAAATGGCAtggggtcgtcgaggaggtcgccgctcgcccggagagcggcgccaacattgaggatcaggtatgccaTGCCGGTCTCCCGCCTCTCTTCAGCTTGTGCGCCCGCCAACTATTTGTTCGTCCGCGCAGTTGTTGCGCATGTTCGGCCTGTATCGGCAGAGCAACAACGACGCCAAGTTCAAGTACCTTCACGTTTACAAGCGcatcgacaagtgcgagaagtgggtgGAAGTCCGGCGccccctcgacaaggccaaggagatctacaagccggacgcgccgacttCGGGTGCGTCGGAAGGGCagccggacggcaacaaaggtgccaagaaggggaaacacgctgACGCGGCCACCGCTCGCATGCAGGAGTCCATCCAGCACTGCCTCGCCGACGCACAGGTCCGGGCCGCCCTttgtgaagagaagaccgaggcgcggtggtcggcgttgatgtcgagcagcgccgtcaagctcgacctgctccggaccaatGTCGccacgaagaagaggaacaccgacctggcttttctGCTGGgcgggcggacatgctccagagcaccgacgaggcggtcaaggcgtggtacttggcggAGCGTGGCCTCATCATGAACCAGCTTCCCTCGACGACGCTGCCCACGCCCACGCCGACGCTGCCCACACCCAcgcacacgccgccgccgccaagcccgagcgatgatgccGCCGAGGCTGCCCGCAGCGcagaagccacgccgacgccgCCAAGTACAGAGACCCCGTCAAGACctcgcacgccgactccgccaacgccggaggccgacctcgctGCCTGATGCACGCTTCCGGCCTTTCTGtttttttgtacgccgaacttttCATCCGATCGCCGACCGACTGGCCGCTTGATCGCCAGATTGTGGCGTCTATTTTGTGCGCGGGAATAGACTATGTTTGAATTTGCCGTGGCTGGGGGGCGGCGactgggggcgtggctgggagctaggtcgcccctaGGGGACGATCTAGCACCGgttcgcccccaggccgctctttttcggcaccctggggggctgaacggctggagatgctctcagtaCAACAAAAGATGccccaagatagtgtatttgcatgtgaaatttctcttcctttcactaatctttcatgaattgttcaaatgaccaatgtTGTGTTTGTTAAAACAATAGATtttactttctaaacccaatgtaaAGTCACTACTTCTCATAAGATAAGCATATGAAATTGAATTGCAATGCTATGATACACAATAATGAAAAAGCAAACAAGATACTCATACATTATTTATTATAGATACTCTCACCAACGGATACAACAACAATACGAAGGAACGATAGCACACATTGCAAATTATTTCATACAACAACTTTTCCTAAATCACGATATAACTAAGGATTGAGCTAGTAGATAATGATGATGATAAAGGTGGTGATACGATATCGAGACACCTCTCCCAAGCTTGGAACAATCCAAGGATGGTGCCCATACCCAAGCACTTAGGCTTATTTCCTTGGTGATGGAGCACACTTGTCATCTTTCTTCCAAGGCATAGACTCTccatcaacaaaagaaaaagtagTCTCCGGGATCCTAAAATTTGCTCACTCCCTTTTTTAGGCCTTCTGATGAGAATGTTTGTCCTCACTCgcttttttttagaatttttatccTCATTTTTGTCGTTGTCTAAATCGATTTTTAAAAATATGTCACTCTTATCAAGTGTCTTTGTGAGTCATTGGATTACATTGTTGGTCATTAGAAAAGCAAACATAATTCATTAAATGTCTCAGCATTTTTACATGCTGTCTCCAATTACAACAAAAATAATTATAAAGACTTCTTGAATCCACCCGAGAAAAAAAACCTTATATGTGGGAGGTGGCGGCAATTCATTGTCCTGGTCCTCTCCTCACCTCACAGCTGGACCATCAGACATTCTTGGTACTCTATCGAAATGCTCCGCCTCTAATGCAGTCCTGCTTTGGCTCACATCCGTGGACATGCCAGTGTCGTATTGACTATAATTGTTCAAGTTAGTGTCGCTCCCGGCAGTGTAGAACCTTGCATTCATGTGGTTACGCGCATCCTCAAGCTCAAGGCACTCATGCAGCAAAGCCACGACGTCAGTCATTGTGGGTCGTTGCTCCGGCGCCTGTGCGGTGCATTTCAGGGCAGTATCCGCAACTTTCCATACGCTGTTTACGTCGTGGTcaccgtgcatgtgtatgtccactACGGCCTCAATATTGCCACGGGCAAGGCGTTGACGTGCCCACTGGATGATACTCGTCGGCTCAGGGTCATTTGGGATGGATGGTTGCCCTGTGACTATTTCCAGTAGCACTACACCGAAGCTAAACACGTCACTCTTGCTGGTCAGCTGAAACGTGGCGTAGTACCTGATAAGTATGAAATGCATTAGTGGATCTAGATTCAAGAATAGCCGTACAACATGGTTCTTGAGGGGCAACTTATATTCAAGCCACAAGAATTAACAGTAAAAAATTAATTCCCGCAGAAATCCGGGGTTTCTTCCTAGATTTCAGCCAGTCACCTGTAGGCCAAATTTCAAAATTTAGGAGCGGGTTATGAATTTAAAGATCCTAGGAGGAAAGGTAGAGCACAAATTTTGAGCATATATGTGTGTTATAATATTTTTTCTATTGATTAATAATACACATGATGTCCTCGAAGCATAATCACAAAGAATTTACAAAGCTGCACTTACTCGGGGTCAACATAGCCGGGTGTGCCAACCACCCTGGCCGTGGAAACATGGGTATCACTGTCGTTATTGAAAGCCTTGAGCAATCCGAAATCGGCGATTTTTGCCTCCAAATTTGTATTTAGCAAAATGTTGGACGTCTTCACGTCCCTGTGAATGAGGGGTGGATTGCACCCCTTGTGCAGATACTCAAGCCCTGCGGCCATCCATCCACATCACAAGCCATCAACCACACCAATTCGGAATTTCTTTCTTTAtgaaattacatgaataaaactttgacATAAAGCTTACCTTGTGCAGATTCTAGGGCAATTAGAAGTCTCTGTCTCCAGGATAAAGTTCTAGTGTTGTTGTCTTTACCTGCGACGTAAAAATAATGAGGTAAATCACATTTACTACAAATTTTGCAGCTTTGCTACATGTTCTCACTTTTACAACTATCGTATTTATGTTACTGAAAGCATGAAATTTGAATGATTACAGTATACCTCTAAGATGTTCGTCCAGGGCTCCTTCAGACATGTACTCGTACACAAGAGCCATGTACTCTCTCTCCTTGCAGTAGCCAAACATTGACACAAGATTCTTATGATGAATTTTAGCCAAGCTCTGAGCCTGAACACGAAATGATACATGCATTACAAAACTGAATCTAGGAGCATGCATTAGTTACACCTTGACCAGATCTCATTAATTCTCACCTCTGCGAGGAATTCTTGTACGCCTTGGTTGGAAGATTCAGACCGCAGTTTGACAGCCACTTGGGTGCCATCCTCCAAGAAGCCATCATAGACTTTCCCAAATCCTCCTCGGCCCACCACTCGTTGGAAGCCATTCGTGATGACCTCTAATTCACTGTACGTAAATCGGCGACTTTCGAGTCGCAACGAGGTGTGTCCATAGTTGTCAATAGACTCGTTCTGTGGCCTGACACTATTTGTTGTTGTTCCTTGAGAGTTAAACACCGACAAACAAACTAGTGTTAGGTAACAGCTAAGATAGCATTCCCGAGTTCAGTGTTATGTGTTTCTCACCTTGCCTTCTCTTTCGCATGCAAAGGAGTAGTATAGACAGAAGCACAATTATCAGTACTACAAATATGGGAACAACTATATGGACAACAACCATAGATCTGGGCTTCTTTTTCGGAGGCTGACATGAGTTGCCATTACTGCAAAGGTTTGGATTATTACCATATCTGGCAAAATAAAAATGATGAGTAATGGTAATGTTGATCAAGTAAGATGTATTAGATACTTTTTGAAGAAAAATCTTTTTCATAAGGTCTGAGAAATCTCATTGGAAAATTCTTCTAGAGGTTACCAAGTACCAACCTAAGTGTTAGGGAGTCATCTTGAGTTCTCTTCAGCAGCCCGGAAGGAATTGATCCAGTGAGTTGATTGCCTGTCAAATCTCTGGAAGGAGATGAAGTAGATTTCAATGTCAAAATAAGTAATGTATGTGTTGAATAAATTTGGCCTTTTTTTGAACTACACCACAAATTACTTACAGAAGTGTGAGGGACGACAACTGCGAAAGGGTGTCGGGAATGGAGCCCATCAGATTGTTACCTGACAAATCCCTGCCAATTAGCAAAATCCCGAATAAGGAAGTCATTATTACTTCTAAAAAGATCATACAATGTGGAATAATTGGTTTAACATCTCCTACTTACAAGTATTGTAAACCTTTGAGACTTGCGAAAGAAGATGAGATGTTGCCACTCAGACCACTGGAAGATAAATTCCTGCATTGTGTCAGATATTTCCGGTTATTGGTACTAATAATACAATACTGGTTCCTGTAATGAAATTATAGTACTAGTTTTACCCAAAATTATACATCAAACTAAAATAACTCACAAGCCTGTGATAGTTGGTGGCCTAGAAACAGCATAGCCACAATGCAATCCATTCCACGCAAAATTCTTGGGGGCGCACGGATCACCCATCCAGTTCTTTTTCACCTGGTACATGTCTCTGATGGTTGTCATGGCAGAAACTGTAACATATAGAAACCACTTAGGCTCATGGATATATAATCCTATATACATATAAAACGGTTGAAATATGACTGCACCATGCATCCGGACATAACTGCTTACTTTCCTGAGTGGTGGTGGCTAAGCCAGTGGTGGGGACGACCGAAAAGATCTCCAAAGCGTTGAGGATTGGCGGGAGCGTGGAGTTGGTTGTGGCCTCCAATGAGAAGATGTATTGTTGGGAGGCATAGTCGGGTTTTTCGTTATAGAGTACGGTCGTCTCGAGGTACTTCAGGCCGCGAGGTTTCGTGTCCCAGGGCTTGTCATTGAGCTTGACGTAGAATTGGCGGAGGGCGTTGCTGGGAAGGTGTTGCAGCTCTGCCATGTATAACATGAAAACATACCTACATACACATACATGTGATGAGTTGTACATCAGAACCTGTGTGGATCGGAGTCATGAGAAGATGAACCATGATACAAGTGTGCCAATGATTGTTGTGACGGTGATGATCTCGCAATCGCCGACATGCCATGACTCTAGTGTGCCAATGATTCTAGTGAACTAAATGCACCCGTTCGAAATAAACACGGAGAAGAAAAATGAGAGGAAGGAGAGGAGTTTGGCTTCCACGGCTATATATAGGTGAGATCTCTGATTTTGATTAGGGCTTGTACCAAAAGAGGGAGAAGAGTACTACGCACCCGGGCATTGAATCTTTGGCGCTGGTTACGTCCCAGAAGAAAATGATGGGCGTGGAGGAGTTGATGGACGTGACTCCGGTCTGTGTCACGGTCGACGGCACCTCAAAAAAGTCAATGACACTGTTCTGCACCTCCTTAGTGGTTGAGATCGCCATCCAGGATGGCACGTTCAATGAGATCCATATACGGTCGTGTGGATCGTCTGGGTACCTGATGAATCACTCAGCATCAATCAAACATGTAAACTTATATTATATCTCTAGTTATAGTTATCTATGAATTCCTCTCGCGATGCTTGCGTGATTACCTAAGGTTCGCGCTTGCGCCGACATTGGCCCTGGTGGCAAGAACCAGCGCCTGAGACATATCTGATTGTGGGTAGAGCTTGTTCTTGAGAGGCCTCAGCTCGAGGCTGGAGATGAACGGCGTCCCAGAGCCAGTGTTGACGAGGCACACTTGAACGGAGTCACCAGAGATGACGGTGATGATCTCGGCGATTACAGGCATGTCACCGTCTGTGATGTTCACGGTCTGCCAATAGTTGACGCCTATGTGGATGTCGAAGATGGGCCACCTGTTGAGGCGCCCGTCGTAGTTGCCGTGCTTGAATAGCGCCCGGATGAGATACTTGAGCCCCGGCACGAGGGAGCGGAGTGTGTAGCAGTTTCGCAGGCCATCGGGGAAGCTGCGCACGCTGCGCCAGATCTTGCCCGTCGTCGGTGTGACATACTCGGCCGAGATGTTGTGGTTGGTGCCGGTGTTAGTGAAGCCGGCGTCTGTGGCGTAGGAGAGCTTGGTGGTGCTGTCTATGTAGCCCGTTTTCCCCGGAAGACCGCAGTCTATGCTTATGAAACCTGCATATGAGCATAGTAGTTGCAGAGACTGATCGATGAAACAATATTTGTGCAGCAACCGTATACGATGCGCTCACCTAAGCTATCGGCCTGCCCATGGACTTGAAGAACCGCGCTGCCGGCGACACCGAGAAGAAACAAGAACAGCCACCGTGCCGTCATGTCTCTTGATCTCGGCGTTGGTGCCTCCATTACACTCGATCTTGCACAATATTTGTATGCACGTCTAAGTCTAACAGCAATTTTCGCTATATACATACTCGGTTAGAGTTAGGGAAGGTGATCACATGGGACGGAGCGCGGTGGGTTGACTTGCATATCACGCGAGTCAGTCAACCGCCTCGCTGGGCTCATGGCCAGGGATGCCCCAAGATTCAGCTTAATTGAAATCGTGGACTTTTGACTGTTTCTTCCACGATTGTAGCGGCGGACAGCTTGTTTAACCTCTATGATTAATGGTTCGGCGAATTCCTGTGGACAAGCTCGTGCCACTCACAGATCGATACTGATTTCTCGTCATCGTGCACATGCATGCACGTTATTAGTCTCAGAGTGTTTAGTTAGAGCAAGCTGCATCCTGCATGGACTGTCTTGGAGCATGTCCTCGAGCAGCTCAAGTAAACTACTGCTCTACACATGCGGTACGGTGActtttttttttttgataaaaacAGCCCCTCTTTCTTTATTAGATAGTAACTACAGATACATCATCGACCAGTACAGAGAAAAATTCAGAGGGGGCTTCTTCAAGTCAGCTACTACATAATGGACCTCTAGCCATCCTTGCTAGCTCATGGGCTGCTCTTTTTTTCgtggaaaaacttccaatctattcatcttcaatcatggcattaCAATGAATaccaaaaataaaaattacatccagattcttagaccacctagcgacgactacaagcaccgaagcgagccgaaggcgtgccgccgtcatcgcccctccatcgccggagccgggcacaacttgttgtagtagacagtcgggaagtcgtcatgctaaggccccataggaccagcaccccagaacaacaaccgccgccgatgaaaaataatgtagatcggaaggatccaaaccgaagacacacaAACGTAGaagaacaacgacgagatccgagcaaatccaccaaagatagatctgccgcaGAGACACACcaccacacgcccaccaacgatgctagacgcaccgctgAAACGGGGGCTAGgaggggagacctttattccatcttcagggagccgccgatgtctcaccttcctgagtaggacacaaaccctaacaagattgaaaaaaacgactaaaaacggagccctcccaccggcccttgccaggatccaccacgcctccatggccctagggccaccggagacgaggcggacctgcgccggcgccggcgagaggcaggaaccctaactttctttcttggaggaggaggaggaggaggcggagccctGGCTCATTGGCTGCTCTATTAGCATCTCTAAAAAAGTGTTGAAATAAAATATTGGGAAAATCACGAGCAATATGATAGCAGTCATCAAAAACTGTCGCTGCTACACCATGGGATCGTCCAACATTGTTCGTCACCTCTATTACCTCCATGTTA is from Triticum aestivum cultivar Chinese Spring chromosome 1B, IWGSC CS RefSeq v2.1, whole genome shotgun sequence and encodes:
- the LOC123097489 gene encoding LRR receptor-like serine/threonine-protein kinase IOS1, with protein sequence MEAPTPRSRDMTARWLFLFLLGVAGSAVLQVHGQADSLGFISIDCGLPGKTGYIDSTTKLSYATDAGFTNTGTNHNISAEYVTPTTGKIWRSVRSFPDGLRNCYTLRSLVPGLKYLIRALFKHGNYDGRLNRWPIFDIHIGVNYWQTVNITDGDMPVIAEIITVISGDSVQVCLVNTGSGTPFISSLELRPLKNKLYPQSDMSQALVLATRANVGASANLRYPDDPHDRIWISLNVPSWMAISTTKEVQNSVIDFFEVPSTVTQTGVTSINSSTPIIFFWDVTSAKDSMPGYVFMLYMAELQHLPSNALRQFYVKLNDKPWDTKPRGLKYLETTVLYNEKPDYASQQYIFSLEATTNSTLPPILNALEIFSVVPTTGLATTTQEISAMTTIRDMYQVKKNWMGDPCAPKNFAWNGLHCGYAVSRPPTITGLNLSSSGLSGNISSSFASLKGLQYLDLSGNNLMGSIPDTLSQLSSLTLLDLTGNQLTGSIPSGLLKRTQDDSLTLRYGNNPNLCSNGNSCQPPKKKPRSMVVVHIVVPIFVVLIIVLLSILLLCMRKRRQGTTTNSVRPQNESIDNYGHTSLRLESRRFTYSELEVITNGFQRVVGRGGFGKVYDGFLEDGTQVAVKLRSESSNQGVQEFLAEAQSLAKIHHKNLVSMFGYCKEREYMALVYEYMSEGALDEHLRGKDNNTRTLSWRQRLLIALESAQGLEYLHKGCNPPLIHRDVKTSNILLNTNLEAKIADFGLLKAFNNDSDTHVSTARVVGTPGYVDPEYYATFQLTSKSDVFSFGVVLLEIVTGQPSIPNDPEPTSIIQWARQRLARGNIEAVVDIHMHGDHDVNSVWKVADTALKCTAQAPEQRPTMTDVVALLHECLELEDARNHMNARFYTAGSDTNLNNYSQYDTGMSTDVSQSRTALEAEHFDRVPRMSDGPAVR